TTCGGCAAGCCCGACAATCGGTGTGCCTGTTACATGGAAGCCCATGGGGTAAAGCACATTGTACCCGAGCATCCTTTTGTGCCTTGCAACCACGTCGCCTATTGTGAAGGTGCGGGTATGCCCTGCATGCAGGTTCCCGTTAAGATAAGGGTAAGGGATTGTTATGAAGAACTTTTCCCGCTTATCAGGTTCAGCCTGAAAAATCCGGCTCTCATTCCATTTTTTCTGCCATTTGTTTTCGATCTCGTGAGGCTTATAGTCCTGCTCCATTAGTGTCACGCCCACAGATAATTATCATGATTTAAAAGGATCTGGATACATCAGGGATGTTAATTATAACAGTAAACATCAGGGGAAGCTGATTGGCTCCCGGAAAACCTTAAAGAATTGAAGAGTACCGGACCAGACCGATAATATTTCAACTTTTTTCTGTCCCGGTACTTATGGTACTTATTTATACTTATCTTAGTACTTATCTTCGAATCCTTCCGAAAGGGCCTTTAATACAGTTGCAGTTTCTTGCCGCATATTGTTTTTTTAAGCCAGATTGTCCTTCAGGCTTTATTTTCCCTTCCCGAAAATCGCTTCCCGGATGGACTCGATGTTTGCATCAACGACAGTAGGTTCCTCACAGATGTCAATAACGGTCTGGGGGTCTTTAAGGAGGTGGCCTGTGGTAATGCAGACTACTGTTTCGTCCCTGCCTATGACTCCCATGTCAACGAGTTTCTTAAGACCAGCTACCGAGGCTGCACTTGCAGGTTCGACTCCTATACCCTCAAGCCTTGCAAGGTCTTTCTGGGCTGCAAGGATTTCTTCATCAGTTACGGACTCCGCAGTACCGCCGGATTCCCTTATAGCGTTCAGGGCTTTTGTTGCGTTCACAGGGTTTCCTATCCTGATTGCCGTTGCAACCGTCTCCGGGTTCTCTTCGGGAGTGATTTCCGGAGCCCCGTTTTTAATGGCTTTTACTATGGGGCAGGAGCCTGCTGCCTGAATTCCCGTCATCTTCGGGAGGGAGTCCGTGATGCCAAGGAGCTTGAACTCCCTGAAACCCTTGTAGATAGCAGTGATATTGCCTGCATTTCCTACGGGCAGGACAATCCTGTCAGGAACTTTGAAGCCGAGCTGGTCTGCAATCTCGAAGCCGATGGTCTTCTGGCCTTCCAGCCTGTAAGGGTTGATCGAGTTTAAGAGGTAGATCTTTTCCTGGGAGCAGAGAGTGCGCACAAGAGCGAGTGCATCATCAAAGTTTCCGCGGATGCTGAGGACTTTTGCCCCGTGCATAAGTGCCTGGGCTACCTTTCCAAGGGCAACTTTTCCAGCCGGAAGAAGCACAACCACAGGTATTCCTGCTTTTGCCCCATAGATTGCAAGGGCTGCCGACGTGTTCCCGGTTGATGCACAGGCGACGGTACTCATTCCGAGTTCAAGTGCTTTTGTAACCCCAACAGTCATCCCTCTATCTTTAAATGAGCCAGTCGGGTTCATTCCTTCATGTTTTACATAGAGTTCTTTAATCCCTATCTTTTCGGCAAGGCGATCGCATCTGTAAAGTGGGGTCCCGCCTTCATGTATGGTCACAGGTTCTCTTTCTATGGGGAGAAGTTCTGCATATTTCCAGACCGAAGGACATTCGGTCTTTAATTTTTCCATGTCGAGTTTAATTGAGGAATAATCATAAATAACATCAAGCAGCCCATCGCATTTGCTGCATGTATAGATTACTTCATCTTTTGAATACTCTGCACCGCACTCGATACATTTTAGATGATACATTAAATTGCTCCTGTATGTGATTTCAAATTTTTTGAACGCCGGGACCCTGTTCAGACCCGATCTAAATTTAAAGTAGTAAATATAACCCGGACTTCGGATTTTCAGGTTGAGAATCTGGATTTCGGATTAGTATAATATTAGAGTTTAATAATATTTTGTATCCTTAACACGCTACTTGCTTTTAAATTATACTGTTTCTGGCTTTTATATTAGGGAGAGCAACCCCGGTCTCCGGTTCAGGGGGTGTAAGCTTCAATTCTTATATGTGCTTTTTATTGGTGCCGGCTTATAAGGATAAAAACATAAAAGAACGGAACAGGAAATGCTCCACTGCACGAAGCACGTCCCTTAA
This window of the Methanosarcina mazei S-6 genome carries:
- the thrC gene encoding threonine synthase; the encoded protein is MYHLKCIECGAEYSKDEVIYTCSKCDGLLDVIYDYSSIKLDMEKLKTECPSVWKYAELLPIEREPVTIHEGGTPLYRCDRLAEKIGIKELYVKHEGMNPTGSFKDRGMTVGVTKALELGMSTVACASTGNTSAALAIYGAKAGIPVVVLLPAGKVALGKVAQALMHGAKVLSIRGNFDDALALVRTLCSQEKIYLLNSINPYRLEGQKTIGFEIADQLGFKVPDRIVLPVGNAGNITAIYKGFREFKLLGITDSLPKMTGIQAAGSCPIVKAIKNGAPEITPEENPETVATAIRIGNPVNATKALNAIRESGGTAESVTDEEILAAQKDLARLEGIGVEPASAASVAGLKKLVDMGVIGRDETVVCITTGHLLKDPQTVIDICEEPTVVDANIESIREAIFGKGK